The following coding sequences are from one Lolium rigidum isolate FL_2022 chromosome 6, APGP_CSIRO_Lrig_0.1, whole genome shotgun sequence window:
- the LOC124660535 gene encoding protein TRIGALACTOSYLDIACYLGLYCEROL 5, chloroplastic-like: protein MAFGGRRGSSRWGLPAVRSDALGKLGPSFGIGAGCGVGVGVGILGGAGIGAGFPGLQLGFGAGAGCGIGIGFGYGFGKGMAYDENGKYSNIRRSFQNSRSLPYDQEFDILFDEVMESTRKLIKATTKEIDKWRRM from the exons ATGGCGTTCGGCGGCAGGAGGGGGTCGTCGAGGTGGGGCCTTCCGGCGGTGAGGTCGGACGCGCTCGGCAAGCTCGGCCCCTCCTTCGGCATCGGCGCCGGCTgcggcgtcggcgtcggagtCGGCATCCTCGGCG GTGCAGGAATTGGAGCTGGATTCCCTGGCTTACAGCTGGGCTTCGGAGCTGGTGCTGGATGTGGAATAGGAATAGGTTTTGGTTATGGTTTTGGAAAGGGAATGGCGTATGATGAGAATGGGAAATATTCAAACATCAGGAGATCATTTCAGAACTCCAGGAGTCTTCCTTACGA TCAAGAGTTTGATATCCTGTTTGACGAGGTGATGGAGAGCACTAGGAAGCTGATCAAAGCGACGACGAAGGAGATCGACAAGTGGAGGCGGATGTAG
- the LOC124660464 gene encoding KH domain-containing protein At1g09660/At1g09670-like — translation MDDRIPPPSHLQYSPSPVHHSSPHHHHLNSMRYSASDRERYLAELLAERQKLAPFVQVLPFCTRLLNQEILRASSMPPNHNFVDAERIEHGSPLRLPGHPVNGQPMDLEGWPGRQTEHMGVLQASPMSWNGAPPHSGTPVVKKLVRLDVPVDKYPNFNFVGRLLGPRGNSLKRVEATTQCRVYIRGRGSVKDSVKEEKLRDKPGYEHLNEALHVLVEAEFPADIIDSRLNQAVTILEDLLKPIDESMDYYKKQQLRELAILNGTLREESPSPHLSPSVSPFNSTGMKRAKTGR, via the exons ATGGACGATAGGATTCCGCCTCCTTCTCACTTGCAGTATTCACCCTCTCCTGTCCATCATTCTTCGCCTCATCATCACCACCTCAATTCCATGAGGTATTCTGCCTCTGACAGAGAAAG ATATCTGGCTGAGTTGCTTGCTGAGAGGCAGAAATTAGCCCCATTTGTTCAAGTTCTTCCCTTCTGTACCAGGCTCTTGAACCAAG AGATTTTACGGGCATCTTCTATGCCACCTAACCATAATTTTGTTGATGCCGAGAGAATCGAGCATGGTAGCCCATTAAGGTTACCTGGCCACCCAGTGAATGGTCAGCCAATGGATCTGGAGGGATGGCCAGGAAGGCAAACAGAG CATATGGGAGTTCTGCAAGCATCACCAATGAGCTGGAATGGTGCTCCACCACATTCTGGTACCCCTGTTGTCAAGAAACTCGTGAGGCTAGATGTACCTGTGGACAAGTATCCTAAC TTCAACTTTGTTGGCCGTTTATTGGGGCCACGAGGAAACTCCCTGAAACGAGTTGAAGCTACGACCCAGTGTAGGGTTTATATTCGTGGACGTGGTTCAGTAAAAGATTCTGTGAAG GAAGAGAAGCTGAGAGATAAGCCTGGGTATGAGCACCTCAACGAGGCACTGCATGTGCTTGTGGAAGCAGAGTTTCCAGCTGATATTATTGATTCGCGTCTAAACCAGGCTGTGACCATCCTAGAAGATCTTCTCAAGCCAATT GACGAGTCCATGGACTACTACAAGAAGCAGCAGCTGAGAGAGCTGGCCATTCTAAATGGCACTCTGAGAGAGGAGAGCCCAAGCCCCCACCTTAGCCCCAGTGTCTCCCCATTCAACTCAACTGGCATGAAGCGTGCGAAAACGGGTCGGTGA